The Geodermatophilaceae bacterium NBWT11 genome has a segment encoding these proteins:
- a CDS encoding cytochrome P450, with product MQPDDVFGPLTRVDVDPLPWLATHREAGPVARLDLFGNPVWLVTRHADVRAVLGDTATFSNDFAHLAAADDDGDLGLSDPGGLGFRDPPDHTRLRRMLAPAFTARSIAALEPAVRRVVDECLDAVAAAGPGVDLVSVFADQVPALVIGELLGVPRADQVDFAALAAGRFDLLQSIVAPLDSAAQSLVLLRDLVARERKDPGTGLLGDLVREHGDTVDDEELAGLVDGLLVGGHETTASMLALSTLLLLRDPAAADRLRRDPAAVQGAVEELLRHLTVVQVAFPRFARADTVLAGQPVAAGELVLCSLAGADRDPRWAADLEELDLSRPALQHLAFGHGIHHCLGAPLARLELQVALPALLARFPDLQVADPAWQPAFRQRSIVFGLESLQVSW from the coding sequence CTGCAGCCCGACGACGTCTTCGGCCCCCTCACCCGGGTCGACGTCGACCCGCTGCCGTGGCTGGCCACCCACCGCGAGGCCGGCCCGGTGGCCCGGCTCGACCTGTTCGGCAACCCGGTCTGGCTGGTCACCCGGCACGCCGACGTCCGGGCCGTGCTGGGGGACACCGCGACCTTCAGCAACGACTTCGCCCACCTGGCCGCGGCCGACGACGACGGCGACCTGGGCCTCTCCGACCCCGGTGGCCTGGGCTTCCGCGACCCGCCCGACCACACCCGGCTGCGCCGCATGCTGGCCCCGGCCTTCACCGCCCGGTCGATCGCCGCGCTGGAGCCCGCCGTCCGCCGGGTCGTCGACGAGTGCCTGGACGCCGTCGCCGCGGCCGGACCGGGCGTGGACCTGGTCAGCGTGTTCGCCGACCAGGTGCCGGCACTGGTGATCGGCGAGCTGCTGGGCGTGCCGCGCGCGGACCAGGTGGACTTCGCGGCCCTGGCGGCCGGTCGCTTCGACCTGCTGCAGAGCATCGTGGCCCCGCTGGACTCCGCCGCCCAGTCGCTGGTGCTGCTGCGCGACCTGGTGGCCCGGGAACGCAAGGACCCGGGCACCGGCCTGCTCGGGGACCTGGTGCGCGAGCACGGGGACACCGTGGACGACGAGGAGCTCGCCGGGCTGGTCGACGGCCTGCTCGTCGGTGGGCACGAGACCACGGCGAGCATGCTGGCCCTGTCGACCCTGCTGCTGCTGCGTGACCCCGCCGCAGCCGACCGGCTGCGCCGGGACCCGGCGGCGGTGCAGGGTGCGGTCGAGGAGCTGCTGCGGCACCTGACCGTCGTCCAGGTGGCGTTCCCGCGGTTCGCCCGTGCCGACACGGTGCTGGCCGGTCAGCCGGTCGCGGCCGGTGAGCTGGTGCTCTGCTCGCTGGCCGGCGCCGACCGCGACCCGCGGTGGGCCGCCGACCTGGAGGAGCTGGACCTCTCCCGTCCGGCCCTGCAGCACCTGGCCTTCGGGCACGGCATCCACCACTGCCTGGGTGCGCCGCTGGCCCGGCTGGAGCTGCAGGTCGCGCTCCCCGCGCTGCTCGCCCGCTTCCCCGACCTGCAGGTCGCCGACCCTGCCTGGCAGCCGGCCTTCCGGCAACGCTCCATCGTGTTCGGGCTGGAGTCGCTGCAGGTCAGCTGGTGA
- a CDS encoding TetR/AcrR family transcriptional regulator, which produces MDFIDSHGLPALTMRRLGTALGVEAMSLYRYVPGRDDLLDGVVDAVVDELFGDADVFFEPRFGWQDYLQRLAHGVRRIALAHPALFPLVATRPPAAPWVRPPLRSLRWVESLLRALHTNGFTSVQAVVAYRAYTSFLLGHLLLEVAQRGIAMNAIDDPNGSSTARVSDLDAYPLIVELQPLLSLDETVTEFEEALESLLDRLTTMLDTGAHHLPPETLQDPAGA; this is translated from the coding sequence ATCGACTTCATCGACTCGCACGGCCTGCCGGCCCTGACGATGCGTCGGCTGGGCACCGCCCTGGGCGTGGAGGCGATGAGCCTCTACCGCTACGTCCCCGGTCGGGACGACCTGCTCGACGGTGTCGTCGACGCCGTGGTCGACGAGCTGTTCGGCGACGCGGACGTGTTCTTCGAGCCGCGCTTCGGCTGGCAGGACTACCTGCAGCGACTGGCGCACGGGGTGCGGCGGATCGCCCTCGCCCACCCGGCGCTCTTCCCGCTGGTGGCCACCCGCCCGCCGGCGGCACCCTGGGTGCGACCGCCACTGCGCAGCCTGAGGTGGGTGGAGTCGCTGCTGCGGGCGCTGCACACCAACGGCTTCACCAGCGTGCAGGCGGTGGTCGCGTATCGCGCCTACACCAGCTTCCTGCTGGGTCACCTGCTGCTCGAGGTCGCCCAGCGGGGCATCGCGATGAACGCCATCGACGACCCGAACGGGTCCTCCACCGCCCGGGTCAGCGACCTGGACGCCTACCCGTTGATCGTCGAGCTGCAGCCGCTGCTGTCCCTGGACGAGACGGTGACGGAGTTCGAGGAGGCCCTGGAGAGCCTGCTCGACCGGCTGACGACGATGCTCGACACCGGCGCACACCACCTGCCGCCGGAGACCCTGCAGGACCCCGCGGGCGCCTGA
- a CDS encoding CsbD family protein, whose product MSGIDKIKNAAEEALGKAKEAVGGATDNEKLQAEGQKDQASANTKQAGENVKDVFK is encoded by the coding sequence ATGAGCGGCATCGACAAGATCAAGAACGCTGCGGAAGAGGCCCTGGGCAAGGCCAAGGAGGCCGTCGGCGGCGCGACCGACAACGAGAAGCTGCAGGCCGAGGGTCAGAAGGACCAGGCCTCGGCGAACACCAAGCAGGCCGGCGAGAACGTCAAGGACGTCTTCAAGTAG
- a CDS encoding methyltransferase domain-containing protein, producing the protein MDTYTHGHADAVLQSHRWRTAENSAGYLLPHLRPGLDVLDVGCGPGTITVDLARLVAPGGRVTGLDLSPAPLDEARALAAERGVDVGFAVGDVYALDLPDDSVDVVHAHQVLQHLTDPVAALREMVRVCRPGGVVAVRDVDYAATTWFPADDGLDRWLALYSRVARANDAEPDAGRRLRSWAHAAGLRDHTATTSAWCYAGDAEREWWGTSWAGRATASAFAEQAVSYGLATPADLDDVAAAWSRWAAADDGWLALLHGELLIRV; encoded by the coding sequence GTGGACACCTACACCCACGGCCACGCCGACGCAGTCCTGCAGTCCCACCGCTGGCGCACCGCGGAGAACTCTGCCGGGTACCTGCTGCCGCACCTGCGCCCCGGCCTGGACGTCCTCGACGTCGGCTGCGGGCCCGGCACGATCACCGTCGACCTGGCCCGGCTGGTGGCACCCGGCGGCCGGGTGACCGGTCTGGACCTCTCCCCGGCCCCGCTGGACGAGGCCCGGGCGCTGGCGGCCGAGCGTGGGGTCGACGTGGGCTTCGCCGTCGGCGACGTCTACGCCCTGGACCTCCCCGACGACAGCGTCGACGTGGTGCACGCCCACCAGGTGCTGCAGCACCTCACCGACCCGGTCGCTGCGCTGCGCGAGATGGTGCGGGTCTGCCGGCCCGGGGGCGTGGTCGCCGTCCGGGACGTCGACTACGCCGCCACCACCTGGTTCCCGGCCGACGACGGGCTGGACCGCTGGCTGGCGCTCTACTCCCGGGTCGCCCGGGCCAACGACGCCGAACCCGACGCCGGACGGCGGCTGCGTTCCTGGGCGCACGCCGCCGGACTGCGCGACCACACCGCGACCACCTCGGCCTGGTGCTACGCCGGCGACGCCGAGCGCGAGTGGTGGGGCACCTCGTGGGCCGGCCGGGCGACGGCGTCCGCCTTCGCCGAGCAGGCCGTGTCCTACGGGCTGGCCACCCCGGCCGACCTGGACGACGTCGCCGCGGCCTGGTCGCGCTGGGCCGCGGCCGACGACGGCTGGCTCGCCCTGCTGCACGGCGAGCTGCTGATCCGGGTCTGA
- a CDS encoding TfoX/Sxy family protein: MAYDRDLADRLRAALPGASEKAMFGGLAFLVGGRMVLAANRAGVLMVRCDPARAEDLLARPGVTRMVMRDREMAGWLVVQAEQLEDEAALRGWVETGRAGAAAAR; this comes from the coding sequence ATGGCCTACGACCGGGACCTCGCCGACCGCCTGCGCGCCGCGCTGCCCGGGGCGAGCGAGAAGGCGATGTTCGGCGGACTGGCCTTCCTCGTGGGGGGCCGGATGGTGCTGGCCGCCAACCGCGCCGGCGTGCTCATGGTCCGCTGCGACCCCGCCCGGGCCGAGGACCTGCTCGCCCGACCCGGGGTGACCCGGATGGTCATGCGGGACCGTGAGATGGCCGGCTGGCTGGTGGTGCAGGCCGAGCAGCTGGAGGACGAGGCCGCGCTGCGCGGGTGGGTCGAGACCGGGCGGGCCGGCGCCGCCGCCGCCCGCTGA
- a CDS encoding winged helix-turn-helix transcriptional regulator, with amino-acid sequence MTITVITVHQREDEPGSLAVSVHADDGSVHEATPAEVAALARTLDAHATSPALPTDDLVRVGRLTMAPAGYRAWVDGEELQLTAREFEVLEVLARQPGEVLTRADLLRRVWGAGPEPGRRTVDVFLMRVRAKLGPAAGQLVTVNRVGYRLDA; translated from the coding sequence ATGACCATCACCGTGATCACGGTGCACCAGCGGGAGGACGAACCGGGTTCGCTGGCGGTGTCCGTGCACGCCGACGACGGCTCGGTGCACGAGGCCACCCCCGCGGAGGTGGCCGCCCTGGCCCGCACCCTGGACGCGCACGCGACCAGCCCCGCCCTGCCCACCGACGACCTGGTCCGCGTCGGCCGGCTCACCATGGCCCCGGCGGGGTACCGGGCCTGGGTGGACGGCGAGGAGCTGCAGCTCACCGCCCGGGAGTTCGAGGTGCTCGAGGTGCTGGCCCGGCAGCCCGGCGAGGTGCTCACCCGCGCCGACCTGCTGCGCCGGGTGTGGGGCGCGGGCCCCGAGCCCGGACGGCGGACCGTCGACGTCTTCCTCATGCGGGTGCGCGCCAAGCTCGGGCCCGCGGCCGGCCAGCTCGTCACGGTCAACCGGGTCGGCTACCGGCTCGACGCCTGA
- the pstS gene encoding phosphate ABC transporter substrate-binding protein PstS, translating to MRSLVKLSTTTRTWALSAALVSTLALSACGASNEGGGSDTAAGGDSASADLSGELVGAGASSQQAAMQGWAAGFTSVAPDVTVNYDPVGSGGGREQFIDGGTAFAGSDAYLDDEELAAAQERCGGGEVFELPNYISPIAVVYNLDGVDDLNLSPTVLAGIFNGSITTWDAAEIAADNPDADLPSTAITPVHRGDDSGTTENFTDYLGQTAPDVWTDEADGEWPLSGGEAANGTSGVISAVEAGAGAIGYADASQAGDLGVANIGVGDDFVAPSAEAAAAVVENSENVEGRGEYDFAIEVNRQTEESGEYPIVLVSYHIGCIDYEDAAQGELVKAFMGYVISEDGQQAAADAAGSAPISDTLREEGQTAVDAINAG from the coding sequence ATGAGGTCACTCGTGAAGCTCAGCACCACCACGCGCACCTGGGCCCTCTCCGCGGCCCTGGTCAGCACCCTGGCCCTGTCCGCCTGTGGCGCCTCGAACGAGGGCGGCGGCTCCGACACCGCCGCCGGCGGCGACTCCGCCTCGGCCGACCTCTCCGGCGAGCTCGTCGGCGCCGGGGCCTCCAGCCAGCAGGCCGCCATGCAGGGCTGGGCCGCCGGCTTCACCTCCGTCGCCCCCGACGTGACGGTCAACTACGACCCGGTCGGCTCCGGCGGCGGTCGTGAGCAGTTCATCGACGGCGGCACCGCGTTCGCCGGCTCCGACGCCTACCTGGACGACGAGGAGCTGGCCGCGGCGCAGGAGCGGTGCGGCGGCGGCGAGGTCTTCGAGCTGCCGAACTACATCTCGCCCATCGCCGTGGTCTACAACCTCGACGGCGTCGACGACCTGAACCTCTCCCCCACCGTGCTGGCCGGGATCTTCAACGGCTCCATCACCACCTGGGACGCCGCCGAGATCGCCGCGGACAACCCGGACGCCGACCTGCCCTCGACCGCCATCACCCCCGTGCACCGCGGTGACGACTCGGGCACCACCGAGAACTTCACCGACTACCTCGGCCAGACCGCTCCCGACGTCTGGACCGACGAGGCCGACGGCGAGTGGCCGCTGTCCGGTGGCGAGGCCGCCAACGGCACCTCGGGCGTCATCTCCGCCGTCGAGGCCGGTGCCGGCGCCATCGGCTACGCCGACGCCTCGCAGGCCGGCGACCTCGGCGTGGCCAACATCGGTGTCGGGGACGACTTCGTCGCCCCGTCCGCCGAGGCCGCCGCCGCCGTCGTCGAGAACTCCGAGAACGTCGAGGGCCGCGGCGAGTACGACTTCGCCATCGAGGTCAACCGGCAGACCGAGGAGTCCGGCGAGTACCCGATCGTGCTGGTCAGCTACCACATCGGCTGCATCGACTACGAGGACGCCGCCCAGGGCGAGCTCGTCAAGGCCTTCATGGGCTACGTGATCAGCGAGGACGGCCAGCAGGCCGCGGCCGACGCCGCCGGCTCCGCCCCGATCTCCGACACCCTCCGCGAGGAGGGCCAGACCGCCGTCGACGCGATCAACGCCGGCTGA